The following proteins come from a genomic window of Thiothrix unzii:
- a CDS encoding DUF1820 family protein yields the protein MSERSDRIYRISFVNQDRIYEIFAKQVYESDLYGFVVVEEIVFGTQSSLVIDPGEERLKTEFEAVKRSFIPIHSVIRIDEVEKTGISKVHALDGNPASNISHFPRPAGNKKND from the coding sequence TTGAGCGAACGCAGTGACCGCATCTACCGCATATCCTTCGTCAATCAAGACAGGATTTACGAAATCTTCGCCAAGCAGGTTTACGAATCTGACCTGTACGGTTTTGTGGTGGTCGAAGAAATTGTGTTTGGCACACAAAGCAGCCTAGTCATCGACCCCGGTGAAGAACGCCTCAAAACCGAATTCGAGGCAGTGAAACGCAGCTTTATCCCGATTCATTCCGTAATTCGGATTGATGAAGTGGAAAAGACCGGCATTAGCAAAGTGCACGCACTGGATGGCAACCCAGCCAGCAACATCAGCCACTTCCCGCGCCCCGCTGGTAACAAAAAGAACGATTAA
- a CDS encoding lytic murein transglycosylase, which yields MGQKLARVVPTVILLAVVLFGYTAVSDRAFDSWKVEFKTLAVGQGIRADVVDIAFRGLLPDRKVLELDAKQPEFTKTVWEYLASATAPTRIATGQARLRAYAPLLNQLHAQYGVQPEYLLAVWGLESDFGRYTGRHNTIRSLATLTYAGTPERRTFWQKQLLAALRIVQNGDMSLSSMRGSWAGALGHTQFIPTTFEAFAVDFDGDGKRDLVNSIPDALASTANYLAQSGWQRDKPWGTEVRLPSDFDWSKSDPNFWQPSSIWANENAVTLANGAALTTDDNAFVFLPAGHRGPTFLAFHNFSVILKYNNAQNYALAVGHLGDLIQGKPPLLGKWPEHEQPLSHTQKAELQELLSALGYSTDGVDGKIGPNTRAALRRWQLDSGFPADGYATLEQLDMLRALISSD from the coding sequence ATGGGACAAAAGTTAGCGCGTGTCGTACCGACTGTCATACTGTTGGCAGTGGTGCTGTTCGGCTATACCGCTGTTTCAGACCGCGCGTTTGATTCATGGAAAGTTGAGTTTAAAACCTTGGCAGTCGGGCAAGGCATCCGTGCGGATGTGGTTGACATCGCCTTTCGCGGTTTATTACCTGACCGTAAAGTATTAGAACTGGATGCTAAACAACCCGAATTCACCAAAACCGTCTGGGAATATTTAGCCTCTGCCACTGCCCCAACCCGCATTGCAACCGGGCAAGCACGTTTACGCGCTTACGCTCCCTTGCTTAATCAATTACATGCGCAATACGGTGTGCAACCCGAATACCTGCTTGCCGTGTGGGGCTTGGAAAGTGACTTCGGGCGTTATACCGGTCGCCATAACACCATTCGTTCTTTAGCTACCCTCACCTATGCAGGCACTCCCGAACGCCGTACATTTTGGCAAAAGCAATTACTGGCTGCGCTACGCATCGTGCAAAACGGCGATATGTCCTTGAGCAGTATGCGCGGCTCATGGGCAGGCGCGTTGGGGCATACCCAATTCATCCCCACTACTTTTGAAGCCTTTGCAGTCGATTTCGACGGTGATGGTAAACGCGATTTGGTCAATAGCATTCCCGATGCACTCGCCTCTACCGCCAATTACCTCGCGCAATCGGGTTGGCAACGCGATAAACCGTGGGGAACCGAAGTGCGTTTACCCAGCGATTTCGACTGGAGCAAATCCGACCCGAATTTTTGGCAACCCAGCAGCATTTGGGCAAATGAAAACGCGGTAACACTCGCCAATGGAGCAGCGTTAACCACGGATGACAATGCATTTGTGTTTTTGCCCGCTGGGCATCGCGGCCCCACGTTTCTGGCGTTCCACAATTTCAGCGTGATTTTGAAATACAACAATGCGCAAAACTACGCCTTAGCGGTGGGACACTTAGGTGATTTAATCCAAGGAAAACCACCGTTACTCGGCAAATGGCCTGAACACGAACAACCGCTCAGTCACACGCAAAAGGCTGAATTACAAGAGTTGTTAAGCGCACTCGGCTACAGCACCGATGGCGTGGACGGAAAAATCGGCCCGAATACCCGCGCCGCATTGCGCCGTTGGCAGTTAGATTCAGGGTTCCCTGCGGATGGCTATGCCACGCTGGAACAGCTCGATATGCTACGTGCGCTTATTTCATCCGATTAA